A section of the Agrococcus sp. SGAir0287 genome encodes:
- the pdxH gene encoding pyridoxamine 5'-phosphate oxidase — MTDPLARHTDYGSERLEEADVAADPIAQFESWLAEAAARGVYEPNAMVLGTVEADGTPTSRTVLLRAVDADGFVFYTDRSSRKGRALAAHPIATLLFPWYSLHRQVHVTGEVSLVDDAESDAYWASRPHGSRIAGTASEQSQPIASRAALEAKVAQVEAAFPEGADVPRPARWGGYRVRPHRIELWQGRTSRLHDRLVYARTADGWAVQRLQP; from the coding sequence GTGACCGATCCGCTCGCCCGCCACACCGACTACGGCTCCGAGCGCCTCGAGGAGGCGGACGTCGCCGCCGATCCGATCGCGCAGTTCGAGTCGTGGCTCGCCGAGGCGGCCGCGCGGGGCGTCTACGAGCCGAACGCGATGGTGCTCGGCACCGTCGAGGCCGACGGCACGCCCACGAGCCGCACCGTGCTGCTGCGCGCGGTGGACGCCGACGGCTTCGTGTTCTACACGGACCGGTCGTCGCGCAAGGGTCGCGCGCTCGCGGCGCACCCGATCGCGACCCTGCTCTTCCCCTGGTACTCGCTGCATCGCCAGGTGCACGTCACCGGGGAGGTCTCGCTCGTCGACGACGCCGAGTCCGACGCGTACTGGGCGTCGCGGCCGCACGGCTCCCGCATCGCAGGCACCGCGAGCGAGCAGTCGCAGCCGATCGCCTCGCGCGCCGCCCTCGAGGCGAAGGTCGCGCAGGTCGAGGCGGCGTTCCCCGAGGGTGCCGACGTGCCGCGCCCGGCGCGCTGGGGTGGCTACCGCGTGCGACCGCATCGCATCGAGCTCTGGCAGGGACGCACCTCGCGCCTCCACGACCGCCTCGTCTACGCCCGCACCGCGGACGGCTGGGCCGTCCAGCGCCTCCAGCCCTGA
- a CDS encoding ATP-dependent helicase, producing the protein MTDLWGLDDALLVPTPIGRGGSGAPEVDEALLEGLNPPQREAVLHRGPALLIVAGAGSGKTRVLTHRIAGLLSTREAWPSQILAITFTNKAAGEMRERVSSLIGDEARGMWISTFHSACVRILRREAEQFGFKQSFTIYDSGDTRALVKRLIKDSGADTLGLTPGGTAAKISKAKNDLHDVDSYRETANLSDPREQAFLEIWRRYDHELRRANAFDFDDLIAQTVYLFRAFPVVAALYRKRFRHILVDEYQDTNRAQYALIRELTQPVPPGTLPDQRGEIPGASLTVVGDSDQSIYAFRGADIRNIVEFERDFSDAKVVLLEQNYRSTQHILSAANAVIRNNFDRRDKNLFTDEGDGELIVGYTGYSGHDEAQFVADEIVSLQTQGMPWSQIAVFYRTNAQTRALEEILIRSAIPYKVIGGTKFYERAEIKDAMAYLVAVANPDDAMSLRRILNVPKRGIGPATEAALQSFADEHDITLRDAMRRVDELGFGPKVTGAIRDLSALLDAHTNAENPDPGTVLADLMGRTGYLDQLRASPDAQDAARAENVEELIAVTREFRKANPSGSLIDFLTEVALVAAADELDDSEGQVSLMTLHTAKGLEFDAVFITGVEEDLLPHRISANEPGGPAEERRLFYVGVTRARKRLYLSLAMTRAQFGEVTVAMPSRFLQEIPAELIDWRQSPGFVNGRGGSQSRALNARQGGARQGALGTGGLGGRSGSRYPDALPAGERKAFPNTIAEVRDNSDLELVPGDRIRHKDFGEGRVSAVTGAGPKRVAEVQFDAVGKKRLLIKIAPISKL; encoded by the coding sequence ATGACGGATCTGTGGGGGCTCGACGACGCCCTGCTCGTGCCGACGCCCATCGGGCGCGGCGGCTCGGGCGCGCCCGAGGTCGACGAGGCGCTGCTCGAGGGCCTCAACCCGCCGCAGCGCGAGGCGGTGCTGCACCGCGGTCCCGCGCTGCTCATCGTCGCCGGCGCCGGCTCGGGCAAGACCCGCGTCCTGACGCACCGCATCGCCGGCCTGCTGTCGACGCGCGAGGCGTGGCCGAGCCAGATCCTCGCGATCACGTTCACGAACAAGGCCGCCGGCGAGATGCGCGAGCGCGTCTCGTCGCTCATCGGTGACGAGGCCCGCGGCATGTGGATCTCGACCTTCCACTCGGCGTGCGTGCGCATCCTGCGTCGCGAGGCCGAGCAGTTCGGCTTCAAGCAGTCGTTCACGATCTACGACTCCGGCGACACCCGCGCGCTCGTCAAGCGGCTCATCAAGGACTCCGGCGCCGACACGCTCGGTCTCACGCCCGGCGGCACCGCCGCGAAGATCTCGAAGGCGAAGAACGACCTCCACGACGTCGACTCCTACCGCGAGACCGCGAACCTCTCGGACCCGCGCGAGCAGGCCTTCCTCGAGATCTGGCGCCGCTACGACCACGAGCTGCGCCGCGCGAACGCCTTCGACTTCGACGACCTCATCGCGCAGACCGTCTACCTCTTCCGCGCCTTCCCCGTCGTCGCCGCGCTGTACCGCAAGCGCTTCCGTCACATCCTCGTCGACGAGTACCAGGACACGAACCGCGCCCAGTACGCCCTCATCCGCGAGCTCACGCAGCCCGTGCCGCCGGGCACGCTGCCCGACCAGCGCGGCGAGATCCCCGGCGCGTCGCTCACGGTCGTCGGCGACTCCGACCAGTCGATCTACGCCTTCCGCGGCGCCGACATCCGCAACATCGTCGAGTTCGAGCGCGACTTCTCCGACGCGAAGGTCGTGCTGCTCGAGCAGAACTACCGCTCGACGCAGCACATCCTCTCCGCCGCGAACGCCGTCATCCGCAACAACTTCGACCGGCGCGACAAGAACCTCTTCACCGACGAGGGCGATGGCGAGCTGATCGTCGGCTACACCGGCTACTCCGGCCACGACGAGGCGCAGTTCGTCGCCGACGAGATCGTGTCGCTGCAGACGCAGGGCATGCCGTGGTCGCAGATCGCCGTGTTCTACCGCACGAACGCGCAGACGCGAGCGCTCGAGGAGATCCTCATCCGCTCCGCGATCCCGTACAAGGTCATCGGCGGCACGAAGTTCTACGAGCGCGCCGAGATCAAGGATGCGATGGCCTACCTCGTCGCCGTCGCGAACCCCGACGACGCGATGAGCCTCCGGCGCATCCTCAACGTGCCCAAGCGCGGCATCGGGCCGGCGACGGAGGCGGCGCTGCAGTCGTTCGCCGACGAGCACGACATCACGCTGCGCGACGCGATGCGCCGCGTCGACGAGCTCGGCTTCGGGCCGAAGGTCACCGGCGCGATCCGCGACCTCTCCGCCCTGCTCGACGCGCACACGAACGCCGAGAACCCCGATCCCGGCACGGTGCTCGCCGACCTCATGGGCCGCACCGGCTACCTCGACCAGCTCCGCGCCTCGCCCGACGCGCAGGACGCGGCGCGGGCCGAGAACGTCGAGGAGCTCATCGCCGTCACGCGCGAGTTCCGCAAGGCGAACCCGTCGGGCTCCCTCATCGACTTCCTCACCGAGGTCGCGCTCGTCGCCGCCGCCGACGAGCTCGACGACTCGGAGGGGCAGGTGTCGCTCATGACCTTGCACACCGCGAAGGGCCTCGAGTTCGACGCCGTGTTCATCACGGGCGTCGAGGAGGACCTGCTGCCGCACCGCATCTCGGCGAACGAGCCCGGCGGGCCCGCCGAGGAGCGCCGCCTCTTCTACGTCGGCGTGACGCGCGCCCGCAAGCGCCTCTACCTCTCGCTCGCCATGACGCGCGCGCAGTTCGGCGAGGTCACCGTCGCGATGCCGTCGCGATTCCTGCAGGAGATCCCGGCCGAGCTCATCGACTGGCGCCAGTCGCCCGGCTTCGTCAACGGCCGCGGCGGATCGCAGTCGCGAGCGCTGAACGCCCGTCAGGGCGGCGCGCGCCAGGGCGCGCTCGGCACGGGAGGCCTCGGCGGCCGCTCCGGCTCGCGCTACCCCGACGCGCTGCCGGCCGGCGAGAGGAAGGCCTTCCCGAACACCATCGCGGAGGTGCGCGACAACTCCGACCTCGAGCTCGTGCCCGGCGACCGCATCCGCCACAAGGACTTCGGCGAGGGCCGCGTGTCCGCGGTCACGGGTGCGGGGCCGAAGCGGGTCGCGGAGGTGCAGTTCGATGCGGTCGGGAAGAAGCGGCTGCTGATCAAGATCGCGCCGATCTCGAAGCTGTAG